From Salmo salar chromosome ssa04, Ssal_v3.1, whole genome shotgun sequence, one genomic window encodes:
- the LOC106602594 gene encoding clathrin light chain A isoform X2 has protein sequence MDDFDMLSAPQAAAGNGTDEDPAAAFLAQQESEIAGIENDEGFSILDSGEVPTSLDNNLTGDANDAVDGVVNGDFHEESNGPSDAYSAISSADRLQAEPESLRKWREEQRERLEVLDANSRKQESEWKDKAKVELEEWHTRQDEQLEKTKVNNRVLDEDFYKQPFSDLIGYVAAEEAMLSDMDENNPGTEWERVARLCDFNPKSSKQAKDVSRMRSVLISLKQAPLVR, from the exons ATGGACGATTTTGACATGCTCAGCGCACCACAGGCTGCGGCCGGCAATGGGACGGACGAAGACCCCGCTGCCGCATTCTTGGCCCAGCAAGAAAGCGAGATCGCGGGGATTGAGAACGACGAAGGATTCAGCATCCTGGACAGCGGAGAGGTTCCAACGTCGCTAGACAACAATCTGACAGGCGACGCAAACG ATGCAGTGGATGGTGTTGTTAATGGAGACTTTCACGAG GAGAGCAACGGCCCGTCTGACGCGTACTCGGCCATCTCCAGTGCCGACCGGCTGCAGGCTGAGCCAGAGAGCCTGCGTAAATggagggaggagcagagagagaggctggaggtCCTAG ACGCTAACTCTCGTAAGCAGGAGTCTGAGTGGAAGGACAAGGCCAAGGTAGAGCTGGAGGAGTGGCACACTAGACAGGACGAGCAGCTGGAGAAGACTAAAGTGAACAACAG GGTGCTGGATGAGGATTTCTACAAACAACCCTTCTCTGACCTGATTGGTTATGT AGCGGCCGAGGAGGCCATGCTGTCGGACATGGACGAGAACAACCCGGGCACTGAGTGGGAGCGCGTGGCGCGCCTCTGCGACTTCAACCCAAAGTCCAGCAAGCAGGCCAAAGACGTGTCCCGCATGCGCTCAGTCCTCATCTCCCTCAAGCAGGCCCCTCTGGtccgctaa
- the LOC106602594 gene encoding clathrin light chain A isoform X1: MDDFDMLSAPQAAAGNGTDEDPAAAFLAQQESEIAGIENDEGFSILDSGEVPTSLDNNLTGDANDAVDGVVNGDFHEESNGPSDAYSAISSADRLQAEPESLRKWREEQRERLEVLDANSRKQESEWKDKAKVELEEWHTRQDEQLEKTKVNNRVLDEDFYKQPFSDLIGYVTHINHPCYRLDQAAEEAMLSDMDENNPGTEWERVARLCDFNPKSSKQAKDVSRMRSVLISLKQAPLVR; the protein is encoded by the exons ATGGACGATTTTGACATGCTCAGCGCACCACAGGCTGCGGCCGGCAATGGGACGGACGAAGACCCCGCTGCCGCATTCTTGGCCCAGCAAGAAAGCGAGATCGCGGGGATTGAGAACGACGAAGGATTCAGCATCCTGGACAGCGGAGAGGTTCCAACGTCGCTAGACAACAATCTGACAGGCGACGCAAACG ATGCAGTGGATGGTGTTGTTAATGGAGACTTTCACGAG GAGAGCAACGGCCCGTCTGACGCGTACTCGGCCATCTCCAGTGCCGACCGGCTGCAGGCTGAGCCAGAGAGCCTGCGTAAATggagggaggagcagagagagaggctggaggtCCTAG ACGCTAACTCTCGTAAGCAGGAGTCTGAGTGGAAGGACAAGGCCAAGGTAGAGCTGGAGGAGTGGCACACTAGACAGGACGAGCAGCTGGAGAAGACTAAAGTGAACAACAG GGTGCTGGATGAGGATTTCTACAAACAACCCTTCTCTGACCTGATTGGTTATGT CACACACATTAACCATCCTTGCTACCGCCTAGACca AGCGGCCGAGGAGGCCATGCTGTCGGACATGGACGAGAACAACCCGGGCACTGAGTGGGAGCGCGTGGCGCGCCTCTGCGACTTCAACCCAAAGTCCAGCAAGCAGGCCAAAGACGTGTCCCGCATGCGCTCAGTCCTCATCTCCCTCAAGCAGGCCCCTCTGGtccgctaa
- the LOC106602594 gene encoding clathrin light chain A isoform X3 — MDDFDMLSAPQAAAGNGTDEDPAAAFLAQQESEIAGIENDEGFSILDSGEVPTSLDNNLTGDANDAVDGVVNGDFHEESNGPSDAYSAISSADRLQAEPESLRKWREEQRERLEVLDANSRKQESEWKDKAKVELEEWHTRQDEQLEKTKVNNRAAEEAMLSDMDENNPGTEWERVARLCDFNPKSSKQAKDVSRMRSVLISLKQAPLVR; from the exons ATGGACGATTTTGACATGCTCAGCGCACCACAGGCTGCGGCCGGCAATGGGACGGACGAAGACCCCGCTGCCGCATTCTTGGCCCAGCAAGAAAGCGAGATCGCGGGGATTGAGAACGACGAAGGATTCAGCATCCTGGACAGCGGAGAGGTTCCAACGTCGCTAGACAACAATCTGACAGGCGACGCAAACG ATGCAGTGGATGGTGTTGTTAATGGAGACTTTCACGAG GAGAGCAACGGCCCGTCTGACGCGTACTCGGCCATCTCCAGTGCCGACCGGCTGCAGGCTGAGCCAGAGAGCCTGCGTAAATggagggaggagcagagagagaggctggaggtCCTAG ACGCTAACTCTCGTAAGCAGGAGTCTGAGTGGAAGGACAAGGCCAAGGTAGAGCTGGAGGAGTGGCACACTAGACAGGACGAGCAGCTGGAGAAGACTAAAGTGAACAACAG AGCGGCCGAGGAGGCCATGCTGTCGGACATGGACGAGAACAACCCGGGCACTGAGTGGGAGCGCGTGGCGCGCCTCTGCGACTTCAACCCAAAGTCCAGCAAGCAGGCCAAAGACGTGTCCCGCATGCGCTCAGTCCTCATCTCCCTCAAGCAGGCCCCTCTGGtccgctaa